Proteins encoded within one genomic window of Bacillus sp. 1NLA3E:
- the gloA2 gene encoding SMU1112c/YaeR family gloxylase I-like metalloprotein — protein sequence MKLNKIHHIAIICSDYEKSKDFYVRILGLTPVQEIYREERNSYKLDLEVNGLYQIELFSFPNPPKRPSYPESAGLRHLAFEVDDIEGAVEQLTSQDITSEPIRIDPYTNKKFTFFADPDGLPIEFYEK from the coding sequence ATGAAGCTAAACAAAATCCATCACATCGCAATTATTTGCAGTGACTACGAAAAATCAAAGGACTTCTATGTACGTATTTTAGGGCTTACTCCAGTCCAAGAAATCTATCGCGAGGAAAGAAATTCGTATAAATTGGACCTAGAGGTCAATGGCCTCTACCAAATAGAACTATTCTCATTTCCGAATCCGCCCAAACGTCCGAGTTATCCAGAGTCTGCTGGATTGCGTCACTTAGCATTTGAGGTGGATGATATCGAGGGAGCGGTCGAGCAACTTACGAGCCAAGATATAACATCTGAGCCTATCAGAATTGACCCATATACAAATAAAAAATTCACCTTCTTTGCTGATCCAGACGGATTGCCAATAGAATTTTATGAAAAATAA
- a CDS encoding Hsp20/alpha crystallin family protein, with the protein MTNLSLKHRNRDWGEMWDSLNDFFTDNLHSSIRGDLHQFRTDIKDLGDHYLIEAEMPGFEKEDIKVDYDHGYLTISAKREASTKEEKDNYIRQERHYGEFERRFFVEDINENMIEAIFKNGVLTLNCLKLAISATERKRIEIH; encoded by the coding sequence ATGACCAACTTATCATTGAAACATAGAAATCGGGATTGGGGTGAGATGTGGGATTCTCTAAACGATTTCTTCACTGACAATCTACATTCATCAATCAGAGGTGACCTACACCAATTCCGTACAGACATTAAAGATTTAGGTGATCATTATCTAATTGAGGCAGAAATGCCTGGCTTCGAAAAAGAAGACATCAAAGTGGATTATGACCATGGTTATTTAACTATTTCGGCCAAACGGGAAGCTTCTACCAAAGAGGAAAAAGATAATTACATCCGCCAAGAAAGACATTATGGGGAATTTGAGCGCCGCTTCTTTGTTGAGGACATTAATGAAAACATGATTGAAGCTATCTTCAAAAACGGTGTCCTAACTCTTAATTGTCTTAAACTAGCAATCTCCGCAACTGAACGGAAACGGATTGAAATTCACTAG
- the ilvB gene encoding biosynthetic-type acetolactate synthase large subunit, whose translation MKRLINSKILTGADLLFESLASQGVKSVFGCHGDTMLPLYDVISDNPYINFVQLKHEQAAVHAADGYARATGKPGVAIISTASGVTNGVTGIATAYSDSVPIVVITAQLFFNKIENETGDDLNFIGINVPITKHIFTVKEVNDLAGVIQEAIHIAAEGRPGPVIIELSKEVLTDHPVEMSSKLSVINSSKLYHDKSFEKAVEYIEKARKPVFFIGGGTIISGSSAILSEVVRQSGIPVVSSLMGLGALSTADPLHLGMLGMHGTFAANKAVHHADLLVSIGVRFSDRVTGKISGFSPSSTKIHVDIDPAEINKIIRIDLPIVSDAREFLYFLKERLDFQLVQENIKDWVAEATVWQRTVPRFDSSTSVLRPQNVIKMLDEFSSDETIVVTDVGQHQIWTAHNYHFTKPRTFLTSGGLGTMGFGLPAAIGAAVASPEKQIICVTGDGSFQMNLQELMTAVSYRLPIKIAIMNNGYLGMVRQWQEMFYERRYSSVKMTSPDFVKLASAYGIVGYHASTEEEARDVIAKAFQEDGPVLMEFNVMEEENVYPIVPPNHSNDQLVLSR comes from the coding sequence GTGAAAAGATTGATAAATTCGAAAATACTAACAGGTGCTGACTTATTATTTGAATCTTTAGCTTCGCAAGGTGTAAAAAGTGTTTTCGGATGTCACGGTGATACGATGTTGCCGTTATATGATGTTATATCAGATAATCCCTATATTAATTTTGTGCAATTAAAACATGAGCAAGCCGCGGTTCATGCAGCAGACGGGTATGCCCGAGCCACTGGCAAGCCTGGAGTTGCGATAATAAGTACTGCCTCTGGCGTGACAAATGGAGTAACGGGCATCGCCACTGCTTATAGTGATTCTGTTCCAATTGTGGTCATTACTGCCCAGTTATTTTTTAATAAAATCGAAAACGAGACGGGTGATGATTTAAATTTTATCGGGATTAATGTTCCAATTACGAAACATATTTTTACTGTAAAAGAAGTGAATGATCTTGCGGGGGTTATACAGGAGGCGATTCATATCGCTGCTGAAGGAAGACCAGGGCCAGTCATCATTGAACTTTCAAAGGAAGTCCTTACAGACCATCCAGTTGAAATGTCGAGTAAGCTATCGGTAATAAATTCTTCTAAACTATATCACGACAAATCCTTTGAAAAGGCGGTTGAATACATCGAAAAGGCCCGGAAACCCGTATTTTTTATTGGGGGAGGTACCATAATTTCTGGATCTAGTGCGATTTTAAGCGAGGTCGTTCGCCAATCTGGGATTCCTGTTGTGAGTTCACTAATGGGACTTGGTGCATTAAGTACGGCTGACCCTTTACACTTAGGGATGCTGGGAATGCATGGAACTTTTGCTGCGAACAAAGCCGTCCATCATGCCGATCTTCTGGTTTCAATCGGAGTACGGTTTAGCGATCGAGTGACGGGGAAAATCAGTGGCTTTTCACCGAGCTCAACCAAAATCCATGTTGATATTGATCCTGCCGAAATCAACAAAATCATCCGTATCGATTTGCCAATAGTTAGTGATGCAAGGGAATTTCTTTATTTTTTAAAAGAAAGGTTAGATTTTCAATTGGTTCAAGAAAACATTAAGGATTGGGTTGCCGAGGCGACTGTATGGCAACGGACGGTTCCGCGTTTTGATAGCTCTACTAGTGTTTTAAGGCCGCAAAATGTTATTAAGATGCTAGATGAATTTTCGAGTGATGAAACCATCGTTGTCACGGATGTTGGCCAGCATCAAATTTGGACTGCTCACAATTATCATTTTACAAAACCTCGAACATTTTTAACTTCGGGGGGGTTAGGCACGATGGGATTTGGGCTTCCGGCTGCCATCGGGGCGGCTGTTGCGAGCCCTGAGAAGCAGATTATTTGTGTAACCGGTGATGGCAGTTTTCAAATGAATCTACAGGAATTAATGACGGCGGTCAGTTATCGGCTACCAATTAAAATTGCCATAATGAATAATGGGTACCTGGGAATGGTGCGCCAGTGGCAAGAAATGTTTTACGAGCGCCGTTATTCTTCAGTTAAGATGACCTCGCCTGACTTTGTGAAGCTGGCTTCTGCATACGGGATTGTGGGTTATCATGCAAGTACCGAGGAGGAAGCGCGGGATGTGATTGCCAAGGCATTCCAGGAAGATGGGCCTGTTTTAATGGAGTTTAACGTCATGGAAGAAGAAAATGTGTATCCGATTGTTCCACCAAATCATAGTAATGACCAGTTGGTTTTGTCACGGTGA
- a CDS encoding group II intron reverse transcriptase/maturase, whose protein sequence is MNYAIKDFLKTRLHLETSDEKSKVINLKKNSSEFLGFTFKVVRKGKTRFGHVVHSHMSRKAKANASNKIKEAIKGTQKNPCVEKVWHFNTVVMGIQNYYSVATQITTNLNELNFYLRKTLYNRLKIFRTDANFHEMTKTLQKRYEGYKSKLYKIQSMVFVPIYAQKHKTNLCFSQETCNYTAEGRDKIHKSLKAVNKRILFSIMKNYIPNRSIEYNDNRISKFIAQYGKCAVTGVELGINDWHCHHKNPYHLSKDDTFLNLVILHESVHRLVHLKDIEKTKKLNKVLKLTKKQKEKINELRLQCKNEAI, encoded by the coding sequence ATGAACTATGCCATAAAAGACTTTTTGAAAACAAGATTACACCTTGAAACCAGCGATGAAAAATCAAAGGTAATTAACCTAAAGAAAAACTCTTCCGAGTTTCTCGGCTTTACTTTTAAAGTAGTAAGGAAGGGAAAAACTAGGTTTGGTCATGTAGTCCATTCACATATGTCTAGAAAAGCAAAGGCTAATGCCTCTAATAAAATTAAAGAAGCAATCAAAGGTACCCAGAAGAACCCTTGTGTAGAAAAGGTCTGGCATTTCAACACAGTTGTAATGGGAATCCAAAACTACTATTCCGTAGCCACCCAAATTACAACAAATCTTAATGAGTTAAACTTCTACCTAAGAAAAACACTGTATAATCGTTTAAAAATTTTTAGAACAGATGCGAATTTTCATGAGATGACTAAAACTCTACAAAAAAGGTACGAAGGTTACAAATCGAAACTATACAAAATACAAAGTATGGTATTTGTGCCCATATATGCCCAGAAGCATAAAACAAACCTATGCTTTTCGCAGGAAACATGTAATTATACTGCCGAAGGTAGAGATAAAATCCACAAAAGTCTAAAGGCTGTAAATAAAAGGATTTTATTTTCAATTATGAAAAACTATATTCCAAATCGGTCAATTGAATATAACGATAATCGAATAAGTAAGTTTATTGCTCAATATGGGAAATGTGCGGTAACAGGAGTTGAGCTTGGCATTAATGATTGGCACTGCCATCATAAGAACCCGTATCATCTGTCAAAAGATGATACATTTTTAAATTTAGTGATACTCCATGAATCAGTGCATCGACTGGTCCACCTAAAGGATATTGAAAAGACAAAGAAATTAAACAAAGTCTTAAAACTTACCAAAAAGCAAAAAGAAAAAATTAACGAACTTCGATTACAATGTAAAAATGAAGCCATATGA
- the ltrA gene encoding group II intron reverse transcriptase/maturase yields the protein MDKTKPYEISKKIVYEAFIRVKANKGSAGIDEQSIEEFERNLKDNLYKVWNRMSSGSYFPPAVKAVEIQKKAGGTRTLGIPTVADRIAQMTVKLYFEPSVEPFFYEDSYGYRPKKSAIQAIETTRKRCWKYNWILEFDIKGLFDNIDHEFLMRAVDKHTDVEWVKLYIKRWLTAPFQTKEGIKERTSGTPQGGVISPVLANLFLHYAFDKWMAINHPSKPFARYADDAVIHCKTEEEAKKVLKSLSKRMNECKLELHPSKTKIVYCKDADRKEDHENIAFDFLGYTFRPRLSKNRWGKHFVNFTPAISNKSKKSIQQKVRDWKLQLKADKELIDLSNMFNSVIQGWINYYGKFYKSEMYSSLRHINKALIMWARRKYKKLSRHKKRAEHFLGRISKQNPKLFKHWDIGIKPTAE from the coding sequence ATGGATAAAACAAAGCCATATGAAATATCTAAAAAGATAGTGTATGAAGCCTTTATAAGAGTTAAAGCAAATAAGGGTTCAGCAGGAATTGATGAACAATCCATAGAAGAATTTGAAAGAAATCTAAAAGATAATCTATATAAAGTTTGGAACAGAATGTCATCGGGAAGTTACTTCCCTCCAGCAGTTAAGGCTGTAGAAATACAAAAGAAAGCTGGGGGTACTAGGACACTTGGAATTCCAACGGTTGCGGATAGAATTGCACAGATGACAGTGAAATTATATTTCGAACCTTCGGTAGAACCATTCTTTTATGAGGATTCCTATGGATATAGACCTAAGAAAAGCGCCATTCAAGCAATAGAGACAACTCGAAAAAGATGCTGGAAGTACAATTGGATACTTGAATTTGATATAAAAGGTTTATTCGATAACATCGATCATGAGTTCCTGATGAGAGCTGTAGATAAGCATACAGACGTAGAATGGGTTAAGCTGTACATCAAAAGATGGTTAACCGCACCATTTCAAACAAAAGAAGGAATAAAAGAACGTACCTCCGGCACACCGCAAGGTGGTGTCATAAGTCCGGTGCTAGCAAATTTGTTTCTACATTATGCGTTTGATAAATGGATGGCTATTAATCACCCCAGCAAACCATTCGCTAGATATGCAGATGACGCAGTCATCCACTGTAAGACAGAGGAAGAAGCAAAGAAAGTGCTCAAATCCTTAAGCAAGAGAATGAACGAATGTAAACTCGAACTACATCCTTCCAAAACAAAAATTGTATATTGTAAGGATGCGGACAGGAAAGAAGATCATGAAAACATAGCGTTTGATTTTCTGGGATACACGTTCAGACCAAGGCTGTCAAAGAACAGGTGGGGAAAACACTTTGTGAATTTCACGCCAGCCATCAGTAACAAATCTAAGAAATCAATACAGCAAAAAGTGAGAGATTGGAAACTACAATTGAAGGCGGATAAAGAGCTCATAGACCTATCAAATATGTTTAACTCAGTAATTCAAGGGTGGATTAACTACTATGGGAAATTCTACAAATCTGAAATGTACTCCTCTTTAAGGCACATAAACAAAGCCTTAATTATGTGGGCGAGAAGGAAATATAAAAAGCTATCTCGACACAAGAAAAGGGCAGAACATTTTCTAGGCAGAATTTCTAAACAAAATCCTAAACTCTTCAAACACTGGGATATAGGCATCAAACCTACGGCTGAATAA
- a CDS encoding ATP-binding protein, with translation MIGHKHAKQAIEIAAAGEHHLFRLWYIIKLKYF, from the coding sequence ATTATCGGACACAAACATGCGAAACAGGCCATAGAAATAGCAGCCGCAGGAGAACACCACCTATTTAGGTTATGGTACATTATCAAGCTAAAATATTTTTGA
- a CDS encoding magnesium chelatase domain-containing protein, with the protein MTAIVTSIGLKGLEGYRIQVEDFAQQGMESITIVGLPDASVKESKRRVAAALYSTGYSISGQKIMINLSPSELRKNGPLYDLPMAIGVLQSVNLLNIERSDQVGFAGALSLDGAVHQQAGCSQSF; encoded by the coding sequence TTGACAGCTATCGTAACAAGCATTGGATTAAAAGGCTTAGAAGGGTACCGGATACAAGTTGAGGATTTTGCCCAGCAAGGGATGGAGTCGATCACAATCGTTGGCCTACCTGATGCTTCCGTAAAAGAATCGAAGAGGCGAGTTGCCGCTGCCCTGTACTCCACAGGATATTCAATCAGCGGCCAAAAAATCATGATTAATTTATCGCCCTCCGAACTTAGGAAAAACGGTCCATTATACGATTTGCCCATGGCAATAGGGGTTTTGCAAAGTGTAAATCTTCTAAATATAGAACGATCAGACCAAGTAGGTTTTGCCGGGGCACTATCACTAGACGGAGCCGTCCACCAGCAAGCGGGATGCTCCCAGTCGTTCTAG
- a CDS encoding REP-associated tyrosine transposase, with translation MARKLRPWYPGAIYHITARGNRRAPIFLGTHDYLRYLKILEDVRETYPFILHSYCLMTNHLHLQLETSEHHIQEIMKTIHSRYAKYLNLRLEVDGHVFQGRYGAKLILADEYFLEVSRYIHRNPLEANMVKNPADYPWSSYSSYVHQSKNPHIDQTKTLSYFSEPAHIKYREFVEEEVEAN, from the coding sequence ATGGCGAGAAAGCTCCGTCCGTGGTATCCAGGGGCCATCTATCATATCACCGCCCGTGGAAATCGGCGTGCTCCAATTTTCCTCGGCACTCATGACTATTTAAGGTATTTGAAAATCCTCGAGGATGTCCGCGAAACGTATCCCTTTATCCTACACTCCTACTGTTTGATGACCAACCACCTCCACCTCCAGCTCGAAACATCCGAACATCACATCCAAGAAATCATGAAAACAATCCATTCGCGTTACGCAAAATACCTAAATCTACGTTTAGAGGTAGATGGCCATGTCTTTCAAGGGCGGTATGGAGCAAAACTAATCCTAGCCGACGAATACTTTTTAGAAGTCAGTCGTTACATCCACCGAAACCCACTAGAAGCCAACATGGTTAAAAATCCCGCTGATTACCCTTGGAGCAGCTATTCCTCATACGTGCACCAATCAAAAAATCCACACATAGATCAAACCAAAACCCTATCTTATTTTTCCGAACCAGCGCACATCAAATATCGTGAATTTGTCGAGGAAGAGGTGGAAGCAAATTGA
- the manA gene encoding mannose-6-phosphate isomerase, class I translates to MQPLLLRPTFKERIWGGTALRTDFGYDIPSEKTGECWAISAHPNGPSIIENGTFAGKTLDELWKEHPELFGNPKEAVFPLLTKILDANVDLSVQVHPDDTYAQEHENGELGKTECWYIIDCKEGTDIVFGHYAKTKAELIQQMEQGNWNQLLRRVKIKPGDFFYVPSGTIHAICEGTLILETQQSSDTTYRVYDYDRRDENGNLRELHLEKAIDVTTVPHQDTASQPTVETRDGVTITTYVQSEFFSVYKWDIEGRASFTFNDQYLLLSNINGEGTITHNGEQYTLKKGTNLIIPVNFGPFTISGHCQLIVSHP, encoded by the coding sequence TTGCAACCACTACTTTTGAGACCGACATTTAAGGAACGGATCTGGGGGGGAACCGCTTTACGAACTGATTTTGGATATGACATTCCTTCTGAAAAAACAGGTGAATGCTGGGCTATTTCTGCCCATCCAAATGGTCCTTCAATCATTGAAAACGGAACATTCGCTGGGAAAACATTGGATGAGCTATGGAAAGAGCATCCTGAGCTCTTCGGAAACCCAAAAGAAGCTGTTTTCCCACTTTTGACCAAAATTCTCGATGCAAACGTTGATCTATCTGTTCAGGTTCACCCTGACGATACCTACGCACAAGAGCATGAAAATGGCGAACTTGGAAAAACGGAATGCTGGTATATCATCGATTGCAAGGAAGGCACTGATATCGTCTTTGGCCATTATGCGAAAACAAAAGCCGAATTAATTCAGCAAATGGAACAGGGGAATTGGAATCAGTTGCTCCGTCGGGTAAAAATAAAACCTGGTGATTTTTTCTACGTGCCAAGCGGGACTATCCATGCAATATGTGAAGGAACCCTTATACTAGAAACTCAGCAAAGCTCGGACACAACCTACCGCGTTTATGATTATGACCGCCGCGATGAAAATGGGAATTTACGCGAGCTTCACCTTGAAAAAGCGATAGATGTTACAACGGTTCCTCATCAAGATACTGCAAGTCAGCCGACCGTCGAAACAAGAGACGGCGTAACGATTACAACCTATGTTCAATCAGAATTCTTCTCAGTCTACAAATGGGATATTGAGGGGAGAGCTTCCTTTACCTTCAATGATCAATACTTGCTGTTAAGCAACATTAACGGTGAAGGGACAATCACTCACAACGGAGAACAATACACACTGAAAAAGGGCACAAACCTTATCATCCCAGTAAACTTCGGCCCATTCACAATCAGCGGCCACTGCCAACTCATCGTCTCCCACCCATAA
- a CDS encoding ROK family protein: MLAGIEAGGTKFVCAVGDERGNIVERIQIPTTVPEETLQHVSNFFKKYEIDAIGIGSFGPVDVNLESPTYGYITSTPKTAWKNYPLVQSLKGAFPVPIGFNTDVNAAALGEATFGAAKGLDSCLYITIGTGIGAGAIVQGKLLQGLSHPEMGHTLVRRHPADHYQGKCPYHHDCLEGLAAGPAIEERWGDKGINLVSREEVWKLEAYYIAQALMQYILILSPKKIILGGGVMHQNQVFSYVYQHLEEILNGYISLPELSEYIVIPGLGDNAGIIGSLLLAKQALSVKYGE, translated from the coding sequence ATGCTAGCAGGAATTGAAGCAGGTGGAACGAAATTTGTCTGTGCAGTTGGTGATGAAAGGGGAAATATCGTCGAGCGGATTCAGATCCCGACAACTGTACCTGAAGAAACCCTTCAACATGTGAGCAATTTTTTCAAAAAATATGAAATAGATGCAATCGGGATTGGCTCATTTGGTCCAGTTGATGTGAACCTGGAAAGCCCAACATATGGGTACATCACCTCCACCCCGAAAACAGCTTGGAAAAACTATCCGCTTGTTCAATCTTTAAAAGGCGCATTCCCAGTTCCAATTGGTTTCAATACCGATGTAAATGCGGCAGCACTTGGAGAAGCCACTTTCGGTGCAGCAAAAGGGTTGGATAGTTGCCTGTATATCACAATTGGGACAGGCATTGGTGCTGGAGCCATTGTTCAAGGCAAGCTACTTCAGGGGCTTTCCCATCCTGAAATGGGTCATACTCTCGTTCGACGCCATCCAGCTGACCACTATCAAGGCAAATGTCCATATCATCATGATTGTCTGGAAGGTCTTGCAGCAGGTCCTGCGATCGAAGAACGGTGGGGCGATAAGGGAATCAACCTCGTTTCCCGCGAAGAAGTCTGGAAGCTTGAAGCGTATTACATTGCACAGGCTTTAATGCAATACATATTGATTCTTTCTCCGAAAAAAATTATCCTCGGTGGTGGAGTCATGCACCAGAATCAAGTATTCTCGTATGTCTATCAACACCTGGAGGAAATTTTAAACGGGTACATTTCATTACCCGAGCTTTCCGAGTATATCGTCATTCCTGGATTAGGAGACAATGCCGGAATCATCGGATCACTTCTGTTAGCAAAACAAGCACTATCTGTAAAATATGGCGAGTAG
- a CDS encoding PH domain-containing protein has protein sequence MGILDGLMGNVSEVDVKEVEKDLELIIANNERVEKAYKLIRDLIVFTNTRLILIDKQGMTGKKVEYHSVPYKSITHFSCETAGTFDLDAELKIWISGSDQPIEKQFKKDKSIFDVQKALATYIAK, from the coding sequence ATGGGTATTCTAGATGGTCTAATGGGGAATGTTTCCGAAGTAGACGTAAAAGAGGTAGAAAAAGATCTTGAACTGATTATTGCTAATAATGAGCGAGTTGAAAAAGCCTATAAACTAATACGAGACCTCATCGTATTCACCAATACAAGACTGATTTTAATCGATAAGCAGGGGATGACAGGGAAAAAGGTTGAATATCATTCAGTTCCTTACAAAAGTATCACCCATTTTAGCTGTGAAACAGCCGGAACCTTTGATCTTGATGCCGAACTAAAAATCTGGATCTCCGGTTCGGATCAACCAATCGAAAAACAATTCAAAAAAGACAAGAGCATCTTCGACGTCCAAAAAGCCCTCGCCACCTACATCGCAAAATAA
- a CDS encoding VanW family protein, translating into MWFFAFIFLSQTTEVPADNLSINLNGDNIAVVNRSDFMMPIQMLPFFNKNSLLQLEEKVAQQIKKEPVNAGLDQSGNIYAEKTGAVLNRSKFTEQFYKYFYSTGPATIEVPVRAIYPRIDSELISDIRTEMLGHYVTYYNSRNEERSHNIYLATAKINNTVIFPGEKFSFNRIVGKRTKAKGYLPAPVIVKGELSEGIGGGICQVSSTLYNAVDQSGLEIVERYSHSKKVPYVPDGRDATVSWYGPDFTFKNKYNQPVLIRAQSGNGRMIVMIFSSDGINYNPRKVPRMSGKLPKEIPAPL; encoded by the coding sequence ATGTGGTTTTTTGCGTTTATTTTTCTAAGTCAAACGACCGAGGTACCAGCAGATAATTTATCAATCAACCTGAATGGTGATAACATTGCTGTGGTGAACCGTTCCGATTTTATGATGCCTATTCAAATGCTTCCTTTTTTTAATAAAAACAGCTTGTTACAGCTCGAGGAAAAAGTGGCTCAGCAAATTAAGAAAGAACCAGTCAATGCAGGTCTGGACCAAAGCGGAAATATTTATGCCGAAAAAACTGGTGCTGTGCTAAACCGAAGCAAATTTACGGAGCAGTTCTACAAGTACTTCTACAGCACTGGGCCCGCAACAATCGAAGTCCCTGTTCGCGCAATATACCCGCGAATTGATAGCGAACTGATTTCTGATATTAGGACTGAGATGCTTGGACATTATGTGACTTATTATAATTCTAGAAATGAAGAACGTTCCCATAATATTTATCTAGCGACTGCTAAGATTAATAATACCGTGATTTTTCCTGGGGAGAAGTTTTCTTTTAATCGGATTGTCGGAAAAAGGACGAAAGCGAAAGGATATTTACCGGCACCGGTGATTGTTAAAGGCGAGCTTTCAGAGGGAATCGGGGGCGGGATTTGTCAGGTGTCCTCGACATTGTATAATGCTGTGGATCAGTCGGGATTAGAGATTGTGGAGCGTTATTCCCACAGCAAGAAGGTCCCTTATGTTCCTGACGGCCGGGATGCAACGGTCAGTTGGTACGGTCCCGATTTCACCTTTAAAAACAAGTATAATCAGCCTGTGCTCATTCGGGCTCAGTCCGGTAATGGCAGAATGATTGTGATGATATTTTCCTCTGATGGTATCAATTATAATCCACGGAAAGTACCGCGTATGTCAGGAAAATTGCCTAAAGAAATACCTGCGCCCCTATAA
- a CDS encoding DUF5667 domain-containing protein yields the protein MKRRICLTALTLLFAMGTSVSANSEVTDTAGITPDEFLYPVDKLYEEVELAVTTDAVKEADLLLEQADERLAEAEAMTVEEQPELVTETISDYTEVLAEAQDAVSDVVANEEVEDQTKQELGEQLADAAEIDEDLANQLSEDQKVEVKEQQDEAFLVANVVQGLDTDVVKALRSEDLGYGEIAKVIALSEISGKTVEEIVALLNSGETEIGGVMQELNITMTQVKAQALSKKIDYLEQAIETAKAEGNTKATEKYTKKLKQLNAKKDKLATKLNQDSAVEDDNQTEVEKIDTDELAADGAVSTEALPAAAIEEETASPLATSTENTSKPNADVKKTSQKPDQVAEKAKQTAEVAKQTAEAAKVQAKQIEETAKMQAKQTAEAAKTQAKQALETAIDHGKQQQSKENNGK from the coding sequence ATGAAAAGAAGAATTTGCTTAACAGCGCTTACTCTTTTGTTTGCAATGGGAACTTCAGTGAGCGCAAATTCCGAGGTGACAGACACTGCTGGAATAACGCCTGACGAATTTCTTTATCCAGTGGACAAGCTTTATGAAGAGGTAGAATTAGCAGTTACTACTGACGCTGTAAAGGAAGCCGACCTTTTGCTAGAGCAAGCTGATGAACGACTTGCTGAAGCGGAGGCAATGACGGTAGAAGAACAACCGGAATTAGTTACGGAGACCATATCTGATTATACTGAGGTCCTTGCAGAGGCTCAGGACGCGGTTTCTGATGTCGTAGCTAATGAAGAGGTTGAGGACCAAACAAAACAAGAGCTTGGGGAGCAATTAGCAGACGCTGCAGAAATTGATGAAGATCTGGCCAATCAACTAAGTGAAGACCAAAAAGTTGAGGTCAAGGAACAACAGGACGAAGCTTTTCTAGTTGCCAACGTAGTACAGGGACTTGATACAGATGTTGTTAAAGCATTACGTAGTGAGGACCTTGGATACGGAGAAATTGCAAAGGTGATCGCCCTTTCTGAGATTAGCGGGAAGACGGTTGAAGAAATAGTCGCCCTTTTAAACAGTGGAGAAACAGAAATCGGCGGAGTGATGCAAGAACTTAACATTACTATGACTCAAGTTAAGGCTCAAGCCCTCTCTAAAAAGATAGATTATCTAGAGCAAGCAATCGAAACAGCGAAAGCCGAGGGAAACACGAAAGCAACAGAAAAATATACGAAAAAGTTAAAACAGCTTAATGCTAAAAAAGATAAACTTGCAACGAAACTTAATCAAGATTCGGCAGTAGAAGACGATAATCAAACTGAAGTTGAAAAAATAGACACAGATGAGTTGGCTGCGGATGGTGCGGTGTCAACAGAAGCCTTACCAGCCGCTGCAATTGAAGAAGAAACAGCGTCTCCATTAGCCACTTCAACAGAAAATACAAGTAAACCAAATGCTGATGTTAAGAAAACAAGCCAGAAACCTGACCAAGTTGCCGAAAAAGCAAAACAAACAGCGGAAGTCGCCAAACAAACTGCTGAGGCAGCAAAAGTTCAAGCAAAACAGATAGAAGAAACTGCAAAAATGCAGGCCAAGCAAACCGCTGAGGCAGCAAAAACACAAGCAAAACAAGCTCTAGAAACTGCAATAGATCATGGAAAACAACAACAATCAAAAGAAAATAACGGAAAATAA